TTGGTTATAATGTGCTTCAAAGTAATCAAACAACTCTTCTTGGAAACGAAGAATGTCGTCTACTGGAACACTATCTAAGAAACCATGAGTCAAGGCATACAAGATCACGACTTGTTTTTCAACTGTTAATGGTTCATGAACGGGTTGTTTCAAGACTTCAACTGTTCGGCGACCACGGTTCAATTTCGCTTGAGTCGCAGCATCCAGGTCACTACCAAATTTCGTGAAGGCTTCCAATTCACGGTAGGAAGCAAGGTCGATACGAAGGGTACCTGCAACTTTCTTCATAGCCTTGATTTGGGCAGCTCCCCCTACACGGGATACAGAAGAACCTGCATCAATGGCTGGACGAATACCAGCATTGAACAAACTATCTTGCAAGAAGATTTGTCCATCTGTGATCGAAATCACGTTGGTTGCGATATAAGCAGAAATATCTCCTGCTTGGGTTTCAATGATTGGAAGGGCTGTAATAGAGCCACCACCCAATTCATCTGAAACTTTAGCTGAACGTTCCAACAAACGGCTGTGGAGATAGAAGACATCCCCTGGGAAGGCTTCACGTCCTGGTGGACGACGAAGAAGAAGGGACAATTCACGGTAGGCTACGGCTTGTTTTGACAAATCATCATAGACGATCAAAACGTGTTTACCGTTATACATGAACTCTTCTGCCATGGCAACACCGGCATAAGGTGCCAAGTAAAGCAATGGAGACGGTTGAGAAGCCGAAGCGGTTACCACAATCGTATAATCCATGGCTCCGTATTTACGAAGAGTTTCTACTTGCGTACGAACTGTTGATTCTTTTTGACCAATCGCCACATAGATACAGATCATGTCTTGACCCTTTTGGTTCAAGATGGTATCGATAGCAATCGAAGTTTTCCCTGTTTGACGGTCCCCGATGATCAATTCCCGTTGACCACGTCCGATTGGAACAAGGGCATCAATGGCTTTCAAACCAGTTTGTAGGGGTTCTGAGACAGATTTCCGTTGCATAACACCAGGAGCTGGTGTTTCGACTGGACGGAATTTATCTGTCACAATCTCACCCAAACCATCTACTGGTTGGCCAAGTGGGTTGACAACCCGACCAATCAAGGCATCCCCTGCAGGGACTTCCATGATTTTACCTGTACGACGGACAGAGTCTCCTTCACGAATATCCGTGAAATCACCCAAGATGATGATACCGACATCCGTTGTCTCTAAGTTTTGGGCCATCCCGTATGAGCCATTTTCAAAGATCAACAACTCACCACTCATGGCATTTTCAAGACCATGAGCACGGGCAATCCCGTCACCAATGTAGGTTACAACACCTGTCTCAGTGACGTCAAAGTTTGGCTTGAAATTTTCAATTTGTTGCTTAATTAAAGCGCTGATTTCTTGTGCGTTAATCGCCAAAATTCACACCACTTTCTATTTCAATTTAGATTTTATAACTTGCAATTGGTGTTTGAGACTGGTATCCAACGTTTTATGATTGGCTGTCACGACAAAGCCACCAATTAAATCTGGATCGATCTTTTGTTGGATCGAGCGAACTTGAATCCCAAATTTTCTTTCGATAATGGGGATTAGCTTTTGCTCTTGAACAGGATCCAAACCAGCAACCGTCGTAACAGTGACGACAAAAGCGTTGCTCAACAGTTGAATCTGATCCAAACAAATCGTTACAATGTCATAAAATAAGGCTTCACGATGATTGAGAATAACCACTTCAATCAAATGGTCGAGTAATTGTGAATCAGAGGGTTGAAAAAGTCTTAGACTTTTTGCTTTCTCTTCATCCTCTACACCGATATGAGCTAAGAAGTTAGCAAGTCCAGTCTCTTCAAAAATAGCCTTGATTTGGGTCAATTTTTCAAAGACTAGATCTTGTTCTCCTTTTTCAAAGACCAATTGAACAAAAGGCTGGGTATATCTCTCAATCACCATCAGTTGCTTTTTGTCCATTAGGCTTCTCCTAATTCATCAAGATAGCGATCGATCAGTTGGCGTTGACCTTCAGCATCCAGCTGTTGACTCAACAATTTGCCGGCAAGATTGACAGTGAGATCTGCCACATCGCCTTTGATACTGTTCAATGCTTCTTCTTTGTTATGCGCAATTTCTTGTTGCGCTTTTTCTTTCAAACGTACTGCTTCTTGAGTGGCTTCTGAAAGGATCTGAGATTTGTTCTTTTCTGCAGTTTCCTTTGCATTTTCGACGATAGACGCAGCTTCTTTGCGGCTACCTGCCAACTCTTCTTCACGTTTACTTGCTAGTTCCTCAGCTTTTTGACGAGCTGATTCTGCTCCATCAATATCATCTGTAATCTTTTTGGCACGCGCTTCTAAAATTCCATTGATATTGTTCCATGCAAATTTCTTTATTAAAAAGATTAATAATAGGAAGGAACCAGCAATGAGAATAAAGTTACCAATAATTTCACTCATTGATACATGCATTCTTCTACTCCTCCTCTACTTACTCTTCGCCATTAATTTTCTTACCAATATAGATTGATGACAACATGGTAAACACATAGGCTTGGATACATGAAATAAAAATTGAAAATGCAGTCCATGCCATGCTACCAATAAAGGCAACTGGATACCAATAGAAAGCTTGGTGTGATAAGTTCACGAGCAAGCTTGCTAATACCTCACCCGCAAAGATATTTCCGAAGATCCGAAGTGCCAAGGAGGCAAAGTTCGTTAATTCTTCCAAAATATTCATGGGGGTCATAAATCCAGGTGTCACAAAAGCCTTTAAATATTCCTTCACACCACGTCGGCGAATTCCTTCTACATGGGCGATTAAGGTGATCAAAAATGAAAAGGCAAAGTCATAACCCAGGTTAGCGGTTGGTGATGTCCACAAATTGTAACCATTGGTCGTTTCGATTTTAGCCATCAATCCAATGTTATTGGCTACTAAAAGAAAGAGGAAAAGAACAAACAAGAACAAGGAATAGTCCTTTATGTAATGTTCCCCAATATTTCCTTTTGTAAAGCCTACGACAAAGTCATATGCGTATTCCAGCACATTTTGTTTGCCTTTTGGTCGGATCGACATTTTTCGACTGGCCCAATAAATGAAGCCAAAAACGGCGAAAACAGAAATCAGGGTCATAGCAAGTAGGGTCAAATTAAAAGATACAGGTCCAAGAGTAATCGTTGGATTGATACTTTCTTCCAAGGTTTGACACCTCCTTTTCTAAAATAGAAGCGTCTATTTGATAATAAAGGCCATAACCAAGGTTACGAAGAAAGTACCTTCGACAAAGGCAACACCAAGGATCAAAAGACTACGCAATTGACCGATAATTTCTGGTTGACGAGACGCAGATTTCAATAAGCTACTCATCATCAAACCTTCTGCCAGTGATACACCAAAACAGGCTAAACAAAGACCTAAAAATGTTAAATTCATGATGAATTCTCCTTTTATAAATTTTACCTCCTTAGTTTACTCCTAAAAGATATAATAGTCAAATATTTCCTAGCAAAGTAAGCGTTTTAGTGAAATTACGTTATTTTTTTAATATGATAATTTTTCCTATCTACGATTGATTTCTTTTAATTTTTAGACGCTTTGTCCACCTCTATTCATTTTTTCTTCTAAAAAACTCTCACCTGCTCAGCAGATGAGAGAATTCGATTATTTAAAGATAGACGTTTTGAAACTGTCTGTTTGTTGCAGTAATTTCTTAAAGATTTTTTCTTTCAAGGCAAGGGTATTGTCAAATTTGACAGAACCATTCTTCAAACTGGCCTGATCTTTTTCAACCGCAGTTGCAAAGGCTTGTTTTAAGTCCTCATAAGAGCTATAAGTAGTCCCATCCACTTCAATAGCCTGAAGTCCATTTTTGGCACTGGTTACCACTTCATTGAAGTAGGCTTTCTTCCAGTCTTCAAGGGTACTGAATTTCCCATCAGAAATCTTTTGAATGATGTAATCATCCCCTAGCGTCGCATGACCTGCTTGTTTGGATTCTTGTTTATACTTGTTTGAAGCATAGCCTAAGAAGCCTTTTTCATAGCCATAGTAACCCCAGAGTCTGAAGGTATTGTGTTTGAAGGACAT
The Streptococcus parasanguinis genome window above contains:
- the atpA gene encoding F0F1 ATP synthase subunit alpha; this translates as MAINAQEISALIKQQIENFKPNFDVTETGVVTYIGDGIARAHGLENAMSGELLIFENGSYGMAQNLETTDVGIIILGDFTDIREGDSVRRTGKIMEVPAGDALIGRVVNPLGQPVDGLGEIVTDKFRPVETPAPGVMQRKSVSEPLQTGLKAIDALVPIGRGQRELIIGDRQTGKTSIAIDTILNQKGQDMICIYVAIGQKESTVRTQVETLRKYGAMDYTIVVTASASQPSPLLYLAPYAGVAMAEEFMYNGKHVLIVYDDLSKQAVAYRELSLLLRRPPGREAFPGDVFYLHSRLLERSAKVSDELGGGSITALPIIETQAGDISAYIATNVISITDGQIFLQDSLFNAGIRPAIDAGSSVSRVGGAAQIKAMKKVAGTLRIDLASYRELEAFTKFGSDLDAATQAKLNRGRRTVEVLKQPVHEPLTVEKQVVILYALTHGFLDSVPVDDILRFQEELFDYFEAHYNQIFETIRSTHDLPAEEELDAALTEFVNQSNFK
- a CDS encoding F0F1 ATP synthase subunit delta, which gives rise to MDKKQLMVIERYTQPFVQLVFEKGEQDLVFEKLTQIKAIFEETGLANFLAHIGVEDEEKAKSLRLFQPSDSQLLDHLIEVVILNHREALFYDIVTICLDQIQLLSNAFVVTVTTVAGLDPVQEQKLIPIIERKFGIQVRSIQQKIDPDLIGGFVVTANHKTLDTSLKHQLQVIKSKLK
- the atpF gene encoding F0F1 ATP synthase subunit B, with the translated sequence MHVSMSEIIGNFILIAGSFLLLIFLIKKFAWNNINGILEARAKKITDDIDGAESARQKAEELASKREEELAGSRKEAASIVENAKETAEKNKSQILSEATQEAVRLKEKAQQEIAHNKEEALNSIKGDVADLTVNLAGKLLSQQLDAEGQRQLIDRYLDELGEA
- the atpB gene encoding F0F1 ATP synthase subunit A, with the protein product MEESINPTITLGPVSFNLTLLAMTLISVFAVFGFIYWASRKMSIRPKGKQNVLEYAYDFVVGFTKGNIGEHYIKDYSLFLFVLFLFLLVANNIGLMAKIETTNGYNLWTSPTANLGYDFAFSFLITLIAHVEGIRRRGVKEYLKAFVTPGFMTPMNILEELTNFASLALRIFGNIFAGEVLASLLVNLSHQAFYWYPVAFIGSMAWTAFSIFISCIQAYVFTMLSSIYIGKKINGEE
- a CDS encoding F0F1 ATP synthase subunit C, with the translated sequence MNLTFLGLCLACFGVSLAEGLMMSSLLKSASRQPEIIGQLRSLLILGVAFVEGTFFVTLVMAFIIK